A window from Candidatus Nitrospira neomarina encodes these proteins:
- a CDS encoding gamma-glutamyl-gamma-aminobutyrate hydrolase family protein: MSKRYPAPLIGITCEAVSKRKDFANYDLLCDHRYAAAVTEAGGHPVLLPINHRETLRNRYLEGIDGLVIVGGDDLDPTWYGERPKKRTKVAFQNRSKFEAWLYHAGKTRRLPILGICYGMQLINVLEGGTLHQHIHPPKKGYNVDHEGKKNGLHPVKVIQGTRLAKILGKGRKVVATEHHQGVRTLAPDFIPAAIASDGLIEAMEHPKYPHIFTIQWHPERQLRSQTTQRLLRAFVRSCQHYQRTRNP, translated from the coding sequence ATGAGTAAACGCTATCCCGCCCCGTTGATCGGGATCACCTGTGAAGCCGTGTCTAAACGGAAGGACTTCGCCAACTACGACTTGTTATGTGATCACCGCTATGCAGCCGCCGTCACTGAAGCGGGCGGCCATCCCGTGTTGCTCCCGATTAACCACAGAGAAACCCTTCGCAACCGCTATTTAGAAGGCATCGACGGGTTGGTCATTGTCGGAGGGGACGATTTGGACCCAACCTGGTATGGAGAACGCCCCAAAAAACGCACAAAAGTTGCGTTTCAAAACCGGTCCAAATTTGAAGCCTGGTTATACCACGCCGGGAAAACCCGTCGGTTACCCATTTTAGGAATCTGCTATGGCATGCAGCTAATCAATGTCCTGGAAGGCGGAACCCTTCATCAACATATTCACCCGCCCAAGAAGGGCTACAATGTGGATCATGAAGGAAAGAAAAACGGGCTGCATCCAGTCAAAGTCATTCAGGGCACTCGATTAGCAAAAATCCTCGGAAAAGGTCGCAAGGTAGTGGCCACAGAACATCACCAGGGTGTCCGGACACTGGCTCCAGATTTCATTCCTGCCGCCATCGCCAGCGACGGACTCATTGAGGCGATGGAACATCCCAAATACCCTCACATATTTACCATTCAGTGGCACCCGGAACGACAACTCCGCAGTCAGACCACACAACGGCTCTTGCGGGCCTTTGTCCGATCCTGCCAACACTACCAGCGAACCAGAAACCCGTAG
- the frr gene encoding ribosome recycling factor: protein MNDPTILKTTQRMEGAIEHLKREFMSLRTGRASLGLLDHITVDYYGTPTPLKQVANLAIPESRLITIQPWDTSQIREIERAIISSELGLTPSNDGKLIRLPIPPLSEERRKDLVKLSKKYGEETKVQIRGFRREGNDELKHLHKEGSLTEDTQHRLEAEIQKLTDKFIQIVDDLTKKKEEEILAI, encoded by the coding sequence ATGAACGATCCAACCATTCTTAAAACCACACAGCGAATGGAGGGAGCCATTGAGCACCTCAAGAGAGAATTCATGTCCCTTCGAACCGGTCGCGCCTCCTTGGGATTACTTGACCATATCACCGTTGATTATTACGGGACGCCCACTCCACTCAAGCAAGTCGCCAACCTCGCGATTCCTGAGAGCCGACTGATTACCATTCAGCCCTGGGATACCTCCCAAATCAGAGAAATTGAACGGGCCATCATTAGTTCAGAGCTTGGCCTCACCCCATCCAATGATGGCAAACTCATCCGGCTACCCATTCCCCCACTGAGTGAAGAACGACGAAAAGATTTGGTCAAACTCAGCAAAAAATATGGAGAAGAGACCAAGGTACAGATTCGTGGATTTCGTCGGGAAGGGAATGACGAACTCAAACACCTTCACAAAGAAGGCTCACTGACAGAAGATACCCAGCACCGGTTAGAGGCTGAAATTCAAAAACTCACAGATAAATTTATACAGATCGTCGATGACCTCACCAAGAAAAAGGAGGAGGAAATACTCGCGATTTAA
- the pyrH gene encoding UMP kinase — MPLKYRRVLLKISGEMLAGEQTYGIQPSVLHNLAAEIADVLTLKVEIAIVIGGGNIFRGLAASASGMERASADYMGMLATLLNALALQNALESKDIPTRVLSAIEMRQLAESYIRRRAIRHLEKKRVVIFAAGTGNPYFTTDTAAALRAMEIGADVIMKGTKVDGIYDADPMTTPSAKRFTELPFLSVLNKSLKVMDATAITLCMDNDLPIIVFDLTSSGNIRKILEGEPVGTIVSKNALVT, encoded by the coding sequence ATGCCCCTCAAATATCGTCGGGTCCTCTTAAAAATTAGTGGAGAAATGCTCGCTGGAGAGCAGACCTACGGCATCCAACCTTCCGTTTTACATAATCTCGCAGCCGAAATTGCCGACGTACTGACCCTGAAGGTCGAAATCGCCATTGTGATTGGAGGTGGCAACATTTTCAGAGGTCTTGCTGCCAGTGCCTCTGGCATGGAACGAGCTTCGGCCGATTACATGGGCATGCTCGCCACCTTGTTGAATGCTCTGGCTTTACAAAATGCTTTAGAGAGTAAAGACATCCCCACACGCGTCTTATCGGCAATAGAAATGCGGCAGTTAGCCGAAAGTTACATTCGTCGCCGAGCTATTCGGCATTTGGAAAAAAAACGCGTGGTGATTTTTGCCGCCGGTACCGGGAATCCCTACTTTACGACCGACACCGCTGCCGCGCTCCGAGCCATGGAAATTGGTGCGGATGTTATCATGAAAGGCACGAAGGTTGATGGCATCTACGACGCGGACCCTATGACGACACCCTCGGCCAAACGCTTCACGGAATTACCATTTTTATCGGTGCTCAATAAAAGCTTGAAGGTAATGGATGCCACAGCCATTACACTCTGCATGGATAACGATCTGCCTATCATTGTGTTCGATCTGACCTCATCAGGAAATATCAGAAAAATCCTTGAAGGGGAACCGGTCGGCACCATTGTTTCCAAAAATGCGCTTGTCACTTAA
- a CDS encoding ABC transporter ATP-binding protein codes for MSDDMLSSDISTCIQIHRATVYRGTQPVLHDLSLVIGQGCSTVILGPNGSGKSTFMKLLSRELYPVVGTDRYVRLMGKEHWNVWDLRAQIGLISAEMQQAYPCHTTGLDIILSGFFSSLDVYEHQTIRLRHRTKSSEMMRMLGIAHLRDRPFGEMSTGEQRRALLGRALVHEPRILVLDEPTTGLDVQACFQYLQIIRNFIRHGGTVILVTHHVHEIPPEIERVVLLKQGRIMEDGPKGNVLNDHSLSALFETPVHLLHDQGWFQIVPALPG; via the coding sequence ATGTCAGATGACATGTTGAGTTCCGATATATCCACTTGCATTCAGATTCACCGTGCGACGGTGTACCGAGGCACTCAGCCCGTCCTTCATGATTTGTCCCTGGTGATTGGCCAGGGGTGTTCGACCGTCATCCTGGGTCCCAATGGGTCAGGGAAATCGACATTCATGAAACTGCTATCGAGGGAACTGTATCCGGTCGTCGGGACGGATCGATATGTCCGACTGATGGGGAAGGAGCACTGGAATGTGTGGGACCTACGCGCACAGATCGGGTTAATTTCGGCGGAAATGCAACAGGCCTACCCCTGTCATACAACCGGGCTGGACATTATTCTTTCGGGGTTTTTCTCCAGTTTGGACGTGTATGAACATCAAACCATCCGTCTCCGACATCGTACCAAAAGCTCTGAGATGATGCGCATGCTCGGGATTGCCCATCTTCGAGATCGCCCTTTCGGGGAGATGTCGACCGGAGAACAACGGCGAGCCTTGTTAGGACGGGCATTGGTTCACGAGCCTCGGATCCTTGTGTTAGATGAGCCAACAACCGGACTGGATGTGCAGGCTTGTTTTCAATACCTTCAGATCATTCGAAATTTCATACGCCATGGAGGCACGGTGATTTTGGTGACGCACCATGTCCATGAAATTCCTCCTGAGATTGAGCGGGTCGTGTTGTTGAAACAGGGCCGGATTATGGAAGATGGTCCAAAGGGGAATGTACTGAATGATCACAGCTTGTCTGCCCTTTTTGAGACTCCGGTTCATCTTCTCCATGATCAGGGATGGTTTCAGATTGTTCCTGCCTTACCCGGATAA
- the metF gene encoding methylenetetrahydrofolate reductase [NAD(P)H]: MHISEVLRTYHPAISFEFFPPKTERGFQELFEAISALMPLKPAYVSVTYGAGGSTRERTHDLVVKLQRETDLTIVSHLTCVGSRRDEIHHILSKYQESGIHNIMALRGDPPKGSTDVQIPEDGFQFASDLVRFIKQQFSEMGVGVAGFPEGHPGTPNRLQEMDNLKRKVDAGADYICTQLFFDNRDFYDFCERCEVVGIKVPIIAGIMPIVSRKGMTRMSELALGARIPAKLLRAMDRAENDTYAEGVGIHWATEQVVDLVDHKVKGIHFYTLNKSKATLKIYESLGIQSSESLQQPVE; encoded by the coding sequence ATGCATATTTCAGAAGTGTTGCGGACGTATCATCCTGCGATTAGTTTTGAGTTTTTCCCTCCAAAAACGGAACGGGGTTTTCAAGAACTGTTTGAAGCGATTTCGGCCCTCATGCCGTTAAAACCTGCCTATGTCAGTGTGACCTATGGTGCCGGCGGATCTACCCGTGAACGGACGCATGATTTAGTGGTAAAGCTCCAACGGGAAACCGATTTGACCATTGTGTCGCATTTAACCTGCGTGGGGTCCAGGCGTGACGAAATTCATCATATTCTCTCGAAATATCAGGAGAGCGGTATACATAACATTATGGCTTTAAGGGGAGATCCTCCCAAGGGAAGCACGGATGTCCAGATTCCCGAAGATGGCTTTCAGTTTGCCTCTGACCTTGTGCGGTTTATTAAGCAGCAGTTTTCTGAAATGGGCGTGGGCGTGGCAGGATTTCCTGAGGGACATCCCGGTACGCCCAACCGATTACAGGAAATGGACAATTTGAAGCGAAAAGTCGATGCGGGAGCTGATTATATCTGCACCCAATTATTTTTTGATAATCGGGACTTTTACGATTTTTGTGAACGTTGCGAAGTTGTGGGCATTAAAGTGCCCATTATCGCAGGCATTATGCCGATAGTTTCCCGAAAGGGCATGACTCGCATGTCTGAATTGGCGCTTGGCGCCCGTATTCCTGCCAAACTCTTACGGGCTATGGATCGAGCTGAGAATGATACTTATGCGGAAGGGGTTGGCATTCATTGGGCGACCGAGCAGGTGGTGGATCTTGTGGATCATAAAGTGAAAGGAATTCATTTTTATACCTTGAATAAATCAAAAGCGACCTTGAAAATCTATGAGTCTCTCGGTATTCAAAGTTCGGAAAGTTTGCAGCAACCGGTTGAATAA
- a CDS encoding YtxH domain-containing protein, whose protein sequence is MKRMSSGCAIGTMAFVSGITLGIAAGLLWAPQSGKRTREDLHDLASDTLDQAEDWLDNTKETVDDFVKRGKAAVMGA, encoded by the coding sequence ATGAAAAGGATGTCTTCAGGATGCGCAATCGGGACGATGGCCTTTGTGTCCGGAATCACATTGGGAATCGCAGCAGGGTTGTTGTGGGCCCCTCAGTCCGGGAAACGAACCAGAGAAGACCTACACGATCTTGCCTCCGATACCTTGGATCAAGCCGAAGACTGGCTAGATAATACCAAAGAAACAGTTGACGATTTTGTCAAAAGAGGAAAAGCGGCCGTCATGGGCGCTTAA
- the alr gene encoding alanine racemase, with the protein MIPIRPPSLSDLRHVSSPITVSISLDALARNFQQIRQWIAPSTKILAVVKADAYGHGAIPVAQTLEHLGIFGFGVASVMEGITLREHHIHCPILVMGPILPQHLSEIIRHQLTPVISRAESVQQLIELLFPRATPFPIHLKVDTGLHRLGFENDEALSLLSRLSHSTPLIEIEGLLSHFADADNQDHTLTNVQIQKFLAFIDQAKQLGVQPPILHMANSAGILFHPTAHLGMVRPGLMLYGYAPRQESAPQALTLEPVMHATTYVAHLRSLQPGEIVGYNALFRTRRPSQIAVLPVGYTHGFPRHLTGVGHVLIKGEQAPIIGKICMDMMMVDVTDIPHPTIGDEVVLLGKQGTREITAEDHAGWLNTIPYEVLCGIGGKANRIYLPHTLDPSSSHTSSQSAKKMLE; encoded by the coding sequence GTGATACCGATCAGGCCACCTTCACTTTCCGACCTCCGACACGTCTCATCCCCGATTACCGTTTCTATCAGTCTTGATGCGCTAGCCAGGAATTTCCAACAAATCCGGCAATGGATCGCTCCATCTACAAAAATTCTGGCCGTCGTTAAAGCTGATGCATATGGCCATGGGGCGATTCCTGTGGCTCAGACCCTGGAACACCTGGGAATTTTTGGATTTGGTGTGGCATCCGTCATGGAAGGGATAACCCTTCGAGAGCACCACATTCACTGCCCCATCCTGGTTATGGGGCCCATCCTCCCTCAGCATCTAAGCGAAATTATTCGCCATCAGCTTACTCCGGTGATTTCTCGTGCAGAAAGCGTTCAACAACTTATCGAGCTCCTTTTTCCTCGCGCCACCCCATTTCCTATTCATCTCAAAGTCGACACTGGATTACACCGACTCGGCTTCGAGAATGATGAAGCCCTCTCCCTTCTAAGCAGGCTATCGCACTCGACCCCTCTCATTGAAATAGAGGGCCTCTTAAGCCATTTTGCTGATGCCGACAATCAGGATCACACCTTAACCAATGTTCAAATCCAAAAGTTTTTGGCCTTTATCGACCAAGCGAAGCAATTGGGAGTCCAACCACCAATACTGCATATGGCCAATAGTGCAGGAATCTTGTTTCATCCAACTGCCCATTTGGGAATGGTCAGACCTGGATTAATGTTATATGGATACGCACCCCGGCAGGAGAGTGCTCCCCAAGCCCTCACTCTTGAACCGGTGATGCATGCCACCACATACGTGGCCCATCTCCGGTCTCTCCAGCCTGGTGAAATTGTGGGATATAACGCCCTATTCCGCACACGGAGGCCATCTCAAATCGCCGTCCTTCCGGTGGGTTATACCCACGGATTTCCCAGACACCTCACGGGAGTCGGACATGTTCTCATCAAAGGAGAACAGGCCCCCATCATAGGAAAAATTTGCATGGATATGATGATGGTGGATGTCACGGACATTCCCCATCCAACGATTGGAGACGAGGTCGTGTTACTGGGAAAACAGGGGACACGGGAAATAACAGCTGAAGATCATGCCGGATGGTTGAACACGATTCCCTATGAAGTGTTGTGCGGGATCGGGGGAAAAGCCAACCGGATTTACCTTCCCCATACACTTGACCCTTCTTCTTCACATACCTCAAGCCAGTCAGCAAAAAAAATGTTGGAATAA
- a CDS encoding precorrin-2 dehydrogenase/sirohydrochlorin ferrochelatase family protein gives MTKNAGFQVTVDLDGRQCMVIGGDEEAVEKVHRLLDAGAKITVVNPTLHVDLRKLTASGKIIHRGRTFRSGDAQGVVLIMNVLKDDLELAKSLFELAKSERFLLWSMDLPEYSTIVMPALVKRGNLRIAISTSGTAPALAKVLRHNLELLFDEEFDQFLDWLGALREELKSTEMSDLRRRERLTEAVNGFQLSGELQYPNSWKLSDEEQVEPVGKEGG, from the coding sequence ATGACGAAGAATGCAGGGTTTCAAGTAACAGTCGATTTGGATGGCCGCCAGTGTATGGTGATTGGTGGTGATGAGGAAGCCGTGGAGAAGGTGCATCGCCTGTTGGATGCCGGAGCGAAAATTACCGTGGTCAATCCCACACTTCATGTTGATTTGCGGAAGTTGACCGCCTCAGGGAAAATTATCCACCGGGGACGGACATTTCGATCGGGCGATGCCCAAGGGGTTGTGCTGATTATGAATGTGTTAAAGGATGATTTGGAATTGGCCAAGTCCTTGTTTGAGCTGGCGAAAAGCGAACGCTTCCTGTTGTGGTCGATGGATTTGCCTGAATACTCCACGATCGTGATGCCTGCGCTGGTCAAACGCGGGAATCTTCGAATAGCGATTAGTACGAGTGGGACCGCTCCGGCTCTGGCCAAGGTGCTTCGTCATAATCTTGAATTGCTGTTTGATGAGGAATTCGACCAGTTTCTGGATTGGCTAGGAGCTTTGCGTGAAGAGCTAAAGAGCACGGAAATGAGCGATCTGCGACGTCGTGAGCGCTTGACGGAAGCGGTTAATGGCTTTCAATTGTCCGGGGAATTGCAGTATCCCAATAGTTGGAAGTTGTCCGATGAGGAGCAAGTGGAACCGGTTGGAAAGGAAGGTGGGTAA
- a CDS encoding sensor histidine kinase, producing the protein MISWHHPWKLQAKASLIIILIVGGAILVTELLHQYYVAELAKDVIHSKSLVLLRQIGARFQSETHFHNAILREKYLKDLMSRNPDLIFLRVYGKGAKPDEPPILLTQVGDTKEASREIPLMVTHTFQFEEPQGRFHNQTGDDRLKLSTPLAIQGKITGVIYAEYWTGQLTTITRFFLNWSLIISLIMGFGIVAALNFFLYRHVIRPLGRLKAGLAEVQKGQWATLVPIEKTDEIGELARQFNSMAQQIQEIMRENASLNQALAQARDVLQTRVEDATAELRQRNEELAAVNERLSIAQRDILRQQRLSVLGQLVATIAHKIGTPLTAIFGHLQLLQEDPHLPQEVLERVRTMLKQTDRLTHSIQDLLTFTRTPTISVEQVSVPTLIDQSLLLFRPLLQEHGIQGLTHFAPDLWPVQGDAFHLQEAINNLIDNAIDAMPDGGQLTIQARNAEDTPQAGPEVIIDIHDSGPGIPREHIEKIFDPFFTTKSVGSGTGLGLAITTEIIQLHKGHITVHSEEGHGTRFLIRLPSWRNSDYA; encoded by the coding sequence ATGATTTCCTGGCACCATCCCTGGAAGCTCCAAGCCAAAGCTTCTCTCATCATCATCCTCATTGTGGGCGGGGCCATTCTGGTCACGGAACTCTTGCATCAATATTATGTGGCGGAATTGGCCAAAGATGTCATTCACTCCAAATCTCTTGTCCTTCTGCGTCAAATCGGCGCGCGCTTTCAATCAGAAACGCACTTTCACAATGCGATATTGCGGGAGAAATATTTAAAAGATTTGATGAGCCGGAATCCGGATCTCATCTTTCTCCGGGTCTACGGGAAAGGTGCCAAACCCGATGAACCGCCCATCCTGCTGACGCAAGTTGGAGACACCAAGGAGGCTTCAAGGGAAATTCCGTTGATGGTCACCCACACCTTCCAATTTGAAGAACCCCAAGGCCGCTTTCACAATCAAACCGGTGATGATCGGCTCAAACTTTCCACGCCTCTTGCCATACAGGGAAAAATCACCGGCGTCATCTACGCCGAATATTGGACGGGACAACTCACCACCATCACCCGATTCTTTCTCAATTGGTCGCTCATCATCAGCCTGATCATGGGATTCGGCATCGTGGCGGCGTTAAACTTCTTTCTCTACCGGCATGTGATCCGTCCACTTGGACGGCTAAAAGCCGGGCTGGCTGAAGTCCAAAAGGGCCAATGGGCCACCCTGGTCCCGATCGAAAAAACAGACGAAATAGGCGAATTAGCCCGCCAGTTCAATTCCATGGCACAACAGATCCAGGAGATCATGAGGGAAAATGCCTCATTGAATCAGGCGCTAGCTCAGGCCCGGGATGTCCTACAGACCAGAGTGGAGGATGCGACGGCAGAACTCCGGCAACGGAATGAAGAGTTGGCCGCCGTCAACGAGCGACTCTCCATTGCACAACGTGACATTCTCCGGCAACAACGATTGTCTGTCTTGGGTCAACTGGTCGCCACCATCGCTCACAAGATCGGCACTCCCTTAACGGCCATCTTCGGACACCTTCAACTACTCCAGGAAGATCCGCATCTACCCCAGGAAGTCCTGGAGCGGGTGCGAACCATGCTCAAACAAACCGACCGGCTCACCCACAGCATCCAGGACTTACTCACCTTTACGCGAACACCCACCATCTCCGTCGAACAGGTCTCGGTTCCGACCCTGATCGACCAGTCGTTACTATTATTTCGCCCGCTTCTCCAAGAGCACGGCATTCAAGGCCTGACCCACTTTGCACCCGATCTGTGGCCGGTCCAGGGAGATGCCTTTCATCTTCAGGAGGCCATCAATAACCTCATCGATAACGCCATCGATGCCATGCCGGACGGCGGACAATTGACCATTCAGGCCCGAAACGCCGAAGATACCCCTCAAGCGGGACCGGAGGTCATCATTGATATTCACGATTCAGGACCAGGAATTCCGCGGGAACACATAGAAAAAATCTTTGACCCCTTCTTTACCACCAAAAGCGTGGGGTCAGGAACGGGATTGGGGCTAGCCATCACCACCGAAATTATTCAATTGCATAAGGGCCACATCACCGTGCACAGCGAAGAGGGCCATGGCACCCGTTTTCTCATTCGGCTGCCGTCCTGGAGGAACTCGGATTATGCATAA
- a CDS encoding MTH1187 family thiamine-binding protein, whose protein sequence is MVLLEFSMSPLGKGESVGKYVSRSLDLIDKSGVEYRLNPMGTVLEGEWDDVFRVVKQCYTRMKKDCPRISCVIKVDYRRGHKGRLAGKVASVEKRLKRKLKTA, encoded by the coding sequence ATGGTGCTGTTAGAATTTAGCATGTCCCCTCTTGGTAAGGGGGAAAGTGTCGGCAAATATGTGTCCCGGTCACTGGACCTGATTGATAAAAGCGGGGTTGAGTACCGACTCAATCCCATGGGAACGGTGTTGGAAGGGGAGTGGGATGACGTGTTTCGAGTCGTGAAGCAATGCTATACCAGGATGAAAAAGGATTGTCCGAGGATTTCTTGTGTGATTAAGGTTGATTACCGGCGTGGCCATAAAGGCCGGTTGGCCGGCAAGGTGGCGAGCGTGGAGAAACGTTTGAAGCGTAAGCTGAAAACGGCATGA
- a CDS encoding glutamate-cysteine ligase family protein, with the protein MAGLTHTPFHQRIVIGVEIEAYSINVTDHKIGRRLSKPRPGLSESGERFTRDASIGSEYNSRPFTTIRESLFLLKAGLRKYLRGLYRSREDEQDYRVPLFVGGWTNRFAGTHLHISVANRKLTKQEATALSWHLHDQLPLLIATGANSPIWDKKVTGKASNRFLRGNATYFTPTKRGDLTSVDTRELVYSKGRKTKPPTLEIRVFDSNIPEFVVANLCLVKAVCLRWLRGEAAANRMSHADYLLARTEAATKGMKARLPWKREWMPAPDYLDQFLWEHREEFDAMDIPEEIYEVLRLLKRRYNGARLIHDAVALAIREHPQTWQRRFAKRYRSGLGHLLSGNTLQDFAAELEVPFPSTERVWLGRKRASIDE; encoded by the coding sequence ATGGCAGGCTTAACACACACTCCGTTTCATCAACGAATCGTCATTGGCGTCGAAATTGAGGCGTACAGTATCAATGTCACCGATCACAAGATCGGCAGGCGCCTGTCAAAACCCCGCCCTGGTCTTTCTGAATCCGGCGAACGATTTACCCGGGATGCCTCCATCGGCAGTGAATATAATAGCCGACCATTCACGACCATCCGGGAAAGCTTGTTTTTACTTAAAGCCGGTTTGCGAAAATATCTGCGAGGTCTGTATCGCAGTCGAGAAGACGAACAGGACTATCGTGTGCCGTTATTTGTGGGAGGCTGGACGAACCGGTTTGCCGGCACCCATCTCCACATCTCTGTCGCCAATCGTAAACTCACCAAACAAGAAGCCACCGCACTCAGCTGGCACCTTCATGACCAGCTTCCGTTGCTCATCGCGACCGGAGCCAATTCTCCCATCTGGGACAAAAAAGTCACGGGCAAAGCCTCAAACCGGTTTCTTCGTGGAAATGCCACCTACTTCACCCCCACAAAACGAGGGGATCTCACATCGGTCGATACCAGGGAACTGGTCTATAGCAAAGGCCGGAAAACCAAACCGCCCACTCTGGAAATACGGGTATTCGATTCCAATATTCCGGAATTTGTCGTGGCTAATTTATGCCTGGTTAAGGCGGTCTGCCTGCGATGGCTGCGGGGAGAAGCCGCGGCCAATCGAATGAGCCATGCCGATTACCTCCTCGCCCGGACAGAAGCCGCCACGAAAGGCATGAAAGCCAGGCTTCCCTGGAAACGCGAATGGATGCCGGCTCCGGACTATTTAGACCAGTTCTTGTGGGAACACCGAGAGGAATTCGACGCCATGGATATTCCTGAAGAAATTTATGAGGTCCTGCGCCTGCTCAAACGCAGATATAACGGAGCCCGACTCATTCATGATGCGGTGGCTCTGGCCATTCGCGAACACCCGCAAACCTGGCAACGCCGTTTCGCCAAACGCTATCGCTCAGGATTGGGGCATTTGCTCAGTGGCAATACTTTGCAGGATTTTGCCGCAGAACTGGAAGTGCCCTTTCCCAGCACCGAACGGGTGTGGCTGGGTCGAAAACGAGCCTCCATCGATGAGTAA
- a CDS encoding sigma-54-dependent transcriptional regulator has product MHKATILIVDDEPDTLILLREIMEKEGYQVYTATSSQAALHTFVDQTPDVVLSDIQMPHMDGLALLAETRKRSPLTQVILLTAYGSLSTAVEGIKAGAFDYLSKPFALEEIRSVVRRACDHKLTLEQARVTIQPLLPKGNGINQIQGNSPPMVAVYKLIARVAPTESTVLIHGETGTGKELIARAIHANSLRSDGPFIAVDCGTLTENLLESELFGHERGAFTGAITLKKGLLESANRGTCFLDEIGDISPNLQSKLLRVLQEHEIRRVGGMESIKVDVRIIAATNKHLKKLVESGKFREDLYYRLNVVTLHLPSLRERVEDIPTLIDYFLTKYTQLNNKVITGVHPQALTLLTNYSWPGNVRELEHTIERAVVMTPHSLIMSHDLPLALVAPPALPDQSPSHPDWKTLGQLEREHILKVLDAQQGDENRTSELLGIHRKTLQRKLKEYGLR; this is encoded by the coding sequence ATGCATAAAGCGACCATCCTCATCGTCGATGATGAACCGGACACACTGATCCTGCTTCGGGAAATCATGGAAAAAGAAGGCTATCAGGTCTACACTGCGACGAGCAGTCAAGCCGCCCTACACACCTTCGTCGATCAAACGCCGGATGTAGTGTTATCGGATATTCAAATGCCACACATGGATGGACTCGCCCTCCTGGCTGAAACACGAAAACGCAGCCCCCTCACCCAGGTCATCCTCCTCACCGCCTATGGGTCGTTGTCGACCGCAGTGGAAGGGATCAAGGCCGGGGCCTTCGATTACCTCTCCAAGCCTTTCGCATTGGAAGAAATTCGTTCCGTCGTCCGACGGGCCTGTGACCATAAACTCACCCTGGAGCAGGCACGCGTAACCATTCAACCACTTCTGCCAAAAGGAAATGGCATCAACCAGATACAAGGCAACAGTCCGCCGATGGTGGCCGTGTACAAACTCATCGCCCGTGTCGCCCCAACGGAATCCACCGTCCTCATCCATGGTGAAACAGGAACAGGAAAAGAACTCATTGCCAGGGCTATCCATGCCAACAGTCTCCGAAGCGACGGGCCGTTTATCGCCGTGGATTGCGGAACCCTCACAGAAAATCTTCTGGAAAGTGAATTATTCGGTCACGAACGCGGGGCCTTCACGGGAGCCATCACCCTCAAAAAAGGACTTCTGGAATCGGCCAATCGAGGCACCTGTTTTCTGGATGAAATCGGCGATATCTCCCCGAACCTGCAGAGCAAACTTCTCCGGGTCCTGCAAGAGCATGAAATCCGCCGTGTGGGCGGCATGGAATCGATAAAAGTCGATGTCCGCATCATCGCCGCCACCAACAAACACCTCAAAAAACTGGTGGAATCCGGCAAGTTCCGGGAAGACCTGTACTATCGGCTCAACGTTGTCACACTGCATCTGCCATCGCTGAGAGAACGGGTCGAAGACATCCCCACACTCATCGACTACTTTCTCACCAAATATACCCAGCTCAACAACAAGGTCATCACCGGAGTGCACCCGCAGGCGTTAACCCTGCTTACCAACTATTCGTGGCCGGGAAATGTGCGTGAACTCGAACATACCATCGAACGAGCCGTGGTCATGACTCCACATTCGCTTATCATGTCTCACGACCTCCCGTTAGCGCTCGTCGCGCCTCCCGCGCTACCCGACCAATCCCCATCCCACCCAGACTGGAAAACACTCGGACAGCTCGAACGGGAGCACATACTCAAAGTCCTCGATGCCCAACAAGGCGACGAAAACC